The nucleotide window AACTCCTCATATTCAATTGTCACTTCCATTTGCCAAAATCGATTTGATTGTATCAACTTCCATAAATATATTCCACTTATTACAATTAACAATGTATAAATCCAAAAAGGAATAATGAAGAAACTCCAGGCAAATAGCGTAAGCATACAGAAAATGAAAGGAATTCGAATGAGTGAGCGCTGTATTTTGTATCGGATAATTATTCTTATTAAACTTACAACATTAAATAAGAATGCTATTTTTATGAGCTCAAAAATAGTGAACCCAGCTGCTAATAAGTAAGGGCTAACTATACTAATAATTAAAAGTAACATACTATTAAATGTTAAAAATGCATAGCTGTAGGCAGACTTTTTTAAGAGTCGAATCTTTCGTTCGTTTTGTCGATAAAATAATAAATCTGCATCATATAAATACAACCGAATTGAAGATTTAGTGGCGACAAAGCATACAATAAATAACAAAAGTAAAAATAGATTTGTATCGATCGAAAATGATTGTAAGTTCGATACGGCTTCAAAGTATGAAAATCCCCCAATGACGAATGCAGGAATGACTAAATATACAATTACAGTCCAATCCAAAACAGACCTAAAGAGTTTTATATTATAAAGGGCTGATCCCTTCCATCTACGAATAAACATCGTCATTGTCCACCTTGTAGTTCGTAAAAGACATCAAGTAAGGAAATTTCCTTTTGAACAAGCTGCTGAAGATGCTTTAAAGTGCCTTGTGCTTGCATTTTACCGTCATCTAATAAAAGAAAACGATCACAAATTCGTTCAGCCATTTCTAGTTGGTGGGTACATAGTAAAATACCTGCACCTTGATTTTTCCTCTCCTCTATCATGACTAATAATTCGCGCATAGCACGAGGATCAAGTCCCATAAATGGTTCATCTAAAATATAGAAAGGACGATCTATAAGGAAAGCTAAGACAAGCATTACCTTTTGTTGCATACCTTTTGAAAAATAAATCGGTAAATCATCAAGTCGATTATTAATTTGGAATAATGTTAACAGCTTTTGTGCATCATCCCATAATTGTTTATTCGGCTGCTCATCGATTAGAAATTGAATATGCTCACGTAAAGTAAAGTGCTCGTATAAAAGAGGGCGCTCCGGCACATAGCCATAATCTGATAATTCGATTTCACCTTCAAAATACGGTAACACTTGTAAAATCGCTTGAATTGTCGTACTTTTTCCAGCCCCATTTCCACCAATGAGTCCAAGGATTTCGCCATTTTTTACTTCAAATTGAATTTCCTCAACGCACGGCTCATTTGTTGAATAGCCTGCTTTTTGTATAGTAACGATCACAATGCTCACCTCTAATTTCTATTACGGTTGAATATGGAAATTAGTTTCAACTAAAATAAAAATGTGAATCGACGTATTCATCGATTCACATTCGCTAGATTATTCTT belongs to Solibacillus sp. FSL R7-0682 and includes:
- a CDS encoding ABC transporter permease; its protein translation is MFIRRWKGSALYNIKLFRSVLDWTVIVYLVIPAFVIGGFSYFEAVSNLQSFSIDTNLFLLLLFIVCFVATKSSIRLYLYDADLLFYRQNERKIRLLKKSAYSYAFLTFNSMLLLIISIVSPYLLAAGFTIFELIKIAFLFNVVSLIRIIIRYKIQRSLIRIPFIFCMLTLFAWSFFIIPFWIYTLLIVISGIYLWKLIQSNRFWQMEVTIEYEEFNKWMKTVYNFSMEMKYYLPAKTKPPLFVLAKRHTFSDYRVDNLVYKTFLRKSQYIRLPLQLLAIGIGLLFILPTWAKIIVVLTVIFGLLTSLESILKEIKQAHFFRLMNVSDEEWLMTKKRLQQRLLYPLFAVIIVLFFVLL
- a CDS encoding ABC transporter ATP-binding protein — its product is MIVTIQKAGYSTNEPCVEEIQFEVKNGEILGLIGGNGAGKSTTIQAILQVLPYFEGEIELSDYGYVPERPLLYEHFTLREHIQFLIDEQPNKQLWDDAQKLLTLFQINNRLDDLPIYFSKGMQQKVMLVLAFLIDRPFYILDEPFMGLDPRAMRELLVMIEERKNQGAGILLCTHQLEMAERICDRFLLLDDGKMQAQGTLKHLQQLVQKEISLLDVFYELQGGQ